One Marinobacter panjinensis DNA segment encodes these proteins:
- a CDS encoding ACT domain-containing protein has protein sequence MTPQADISMPSYTLNCRMSREAAALERLCQVVRIRGFRIATMAVESAGEHLDIALTLEGTRPITMLQSQLEKLHTVAEVALGQDSGVRVQTA, from the coding sequence ATGACCCCGCAAGCGGACATCTCAATGCCGAGCTACACCCTCAACTGTCGTATGTCCCGGGAAGCCGCCGCCCTGGAGCGCCTGTGCCAGGTAGTCCGCATCCGCGGTTTCCGCATCGCCACCATGGCGGTGGAGTCCGCCGGAGAACACCTGGATATCGCCCTGACCCTGGAAGGCACCCGCCCCATCACCATGCTCCAGTCCCAACTGGAGAAGCTGCATACTGTGGCAGAGGTCGCCCTTGGTCAGGATTCTGGAGTTCGGGTTCAGACTGCCTGA
- a CDS encoding alcohol dehydrogenase catalytic domain-containing protein, producing the protein MIPKTMKAMLLTGHGGIEKLEYTEDVPTPEPGAGEVLVQVTATAKNNTDRKAREGLYPTKEKGEVTSFQMGGSATLTFPRIQGADVVGHVVAVGEGVDETRIGQRGLLDFNLYADDRRDINLTPDYYGHGADGGFAEYIAVPSDQFHHVENTELADAELASMGMCSYQTALHMLTSARVRAGEHILVTGASGGVGTALIQLCRIIGAIPYALSQQDKEEALLKLGAAAVLDRSDMANFTDKVRAVTGGRPIDAVMDLAGGEMTYQFIDTMIFDMNSRDDYPRLSIAGASAGNVSEIMWTRIYLYQVQVFGVSHGTREEAEQLVAWIRSGQLKPVLHAAFKLSELHEAERYFVNRNSNYLGKIVIVPDAQWAEHGSPFALEKK; encoded by the coding sequence ATGATCCCCAAGACCATGAAAGCCATGCTGCTCACCGGCCACGGTGGCATCGAAAAACTGGAATACACTGAAGACGTACCTACCCCCGAACCCGGCGCGGGGGAAGTGCTGGTCCAGGTTACCGCTACTGCCAAAAACAACACCGATCGCAAAGCCCGCGAAGGCCTTTACCCCACCAAGGAAAAGGGCGAAGTCACCTCTTTCCAGATGGGTGGCTCAGCGACACTGACGTTCCCCAGAATCCAGGGGGCGGACGTAGTAGGCCATGTGGTCGCCGTGGGTGAGGGAGTAGACGAGACACGGATAGGCCAGCGTGGCCTGCTGGATTTCAACCTGTACGCCGATGACCGCCGGGACATCAACCTCACCCCGGATTACTACGGTCATGGCGCCGATGGCGGTTTCGCCGAATACATTGCGGTGCCATCCGACCAGTTCCATCATGTCGAAAACACCGAACTGGCCGATGCCGAACTGGCATCCATGGGCATGTGTTCCTATCAGACAGCCCTGCACATGCTCACCTCGGCCAGGGTCAGGGCGGGCGAACACATACTCGTTACTGGTGCCAGCGGCGGTGTCGGCACCGCACTGATCCAGCTTTGCCGGATCATCGGTGCCATTCCCTATGCACTGAGCCAGCAGGACAAGGAAGAGGCACTGCTGAAACTGGGGGCAGCTGCAGTACTCGATCGCTCGGACATGGCCAACTTCACCGACAAGGTTCGTGCCGTGACCGGCGGCCGGCCTATCGATGCGGTGATGGACCTGGCCGGCGGCGAGATGACCTACCAGTTCATCGACACCATGATCTTCGACATGAACAGCCGCGACGACTACCCCCGCCTCAGCATTGCCGGCGCCAGCGCGGGCAATGTCAGCGAAATCATGTGGACCCGGATCTACCTCTACCAGGTACAGGTTTTCGGGGTGTCACACGGCACTCGTGAAGAAGCCGAGCAACTGGTGGCGTGGATCCGCAGCGGTCAGTTAAAGCCGGTGCTGCACGCTGCCTTCAAGCTTTCGGAACTGCACGAAGCCGAACGCTATTTCGTCAACCGTAACAGTAACTACCTTGGCAAAATCGTCATTGTTCCGGACGCCCAGTGGGCCGAACACGGCTCCCCTTTTGCCCTGGAGAAAAAATGA
- a CDS encoding proline racemase family protein, whose protein sequence is MHPELNLQLMDTHAGGDVSRIVTGGIMQLPGATVRAQMEYLRDEADGLRRLLLEEPYGIPEMSVDLLVPPTDPEAAAGYIIMEVMGYPIYSGSNTICTATAVLEAGIVPKREGWQSFALEAPAGLVHIDALVHDGVVEAITCGGLPSYIHTYRTSIHVPSIGDVTYSVAYSGGFYALVDAASLGFSLHLNEERKLAECAYHIIEAIQAERGFSHYTLGDVGPLPFLHFMGPLEQLSDHFYRSRSATYVHPGVICRSTTGTGTSARLALMNYEGLIKPGDRLETVSLRETGFIGKFTGVRQEGDHEVVENTITGKSYVLSRADIVVNCDDPMVDCGGLTHILTSAHPE, encoded by the coding sequence ATGCACCCTGAGCTTAACCTGCAATTGATGGATACCCACGCAGGCGGCGATGTGAGCCGGATTGTGACGGGCGGTATTATGCAGCTTCCGGGAGCAACCGTGCGTGCCCAGATGGAATACCTGCGGGACGAGGCAGACGGTTTGCGACGGCTTTTGCTTGAGGAACCCTATGGTATTCCCGAAATGTCCGTGGACCTGCTGGTGCCACCGACTGACCCGGAGGCGGCGGCTGGCTATATCATCATGGAGGTTATGGGGTACCCGATATATTCCGGTTCAAACACCATATGTACCGCAACGGCGGTACTTGAAGCGGGGATCGTGCCGAAGCGGGAGGGTTGGCAAAGCTTCGCGCTTGAAGCCCCTGCTGGGCTGGTTCATATTGACGCCCTTGTCCATGACGGTGTCGTGGAGGCCATTACCTGTGGGGGCCTGCCCAGTTATATTCATACCTACCGGACCAGCATCCATGTTCCTTCGATCGGTGATGTGACCTACAGCGTGGCCTATAGTGGCGGCTTCTATGCCCTCGTGGATGCGGCAAGCCTGGGGTTCTCCCTGCACCTGAATGAAGAGCGGAAGCTCGCCGAATGCGCCTACCATATTATTGAAGCGATTCAGGCGGAAAGAGGTTTCTCGCACTATACGCTGGGCGATGTGGGGCCGCTGCCCTTCCTCCATTTCATGGGGCCGCTGGAGCAGCTGTCTGATCACTTCTATCGCTCCCGGTCAGCCACCTACGTGCATCCAGGCGTGATCTGCCGTAGTACAACGGGCACCGGTACCTCGGCACGGCTTGCGCTGATGAACTACGAGGGCTTGATCAAGCCGGGGGACCGCCTGGAAACGGTTTCCCTCCGGGAAACCGGATTCATCGGCAAGTTTACCGGTGTGCGTCAGGAAGGGGATCACGAGGTGGTGGAAAATACCATCACCGGCAAGAGCTATGTGCTGAGCCGGGCCGACATCGTCGTGAACTGTGACGACCCAATGGTGGACTGCGGGGGGCTCACACACATTCTGACCAGTGCACATCCGGAATGA
- the cynS gene encoding cyanase, with protein sequence MMNKELMTAKILEAKVDKGMTWEALAESIGMSPVFTTSVCFGMNSFSEDKAFALCETLGLDKDVAQALQDFPKKSWDGGVPQDPLIYRLYEVVGVYGDTMKALIHEKFGDGIMSAIDFTMDIEKEENPKGDRVVVTMNGKFLPYKAW encoded by the coding sequence ATGATGAACAAAGAACTGATGACCGCAAAAATCCTGGAAGCCAAAGTGGACAAAGGCATGACCTGGGAAGCCCTTGCCGAGTCCATCGGCATGTCGCCGGTGTTCACGACCTCCGTGTGTTTCGGTATGAACAGCTTTTCCGAAGACAAGGCCTTTGCCCTGTGTGAGACCCTCGGTCTCGACAAGGACGTAGCGCAGGCCCTGCAGGATTTCCCGAAGAAATCCTGGGATGGCGGCGTCCCCCAGGACCCGCTGATCTATCGTCTTTACGAGGTGGTCGGCGTATACGGCGACACCATGAAAGCGCTGATCCATGAAAAGTTCGGCGACGGCATCATGAGCGCCATAGACTTCACCATGGACATCGAAAAGGAAGAAAATCCCAAGGGCGACCGCGTCGTGGTAACCATGAACGGGAAGTTCCTGCCCTATAAGGCCTGGTGA